The window TCATCCCTAGGAAAGGCAGGATGGGCAGCAGGTTTGTAGAGAAAGAAGCTCTGGGCAATAGGCTAGGAAGTGGTACTGATGATTCCTCACCCTCCCTACCCTTCTTCCACTCTTCCCACTACTCTGGGAAGTCGGACAGTGTCTTCTTCCTCCTAGGTATGGATCAGTTCTTTGTATTTTAGGTTACCACAGCGTGGGAAGTTCTAACTCAGGTGGTAATGCAGAAGTACATTTCAGAGCCCTCTAAAATAGATCACTATTCTCAATATGGATGATTGAATGTCGATTATAAAGCGATGAGGGACAAGAGAAGATTCGATGCTTTTTAAGTTCTTAAACTCTTGTAGACTGGGTGAATTAGCTTTAAGTAAAGCTCCCTTCGTactttttcagagctagtttttaAATCTGGAAATTTGgtgccctttctccttttctatccTGGAGGGCACAGTTAGGTAATTTAAGTGTTTTAAGGCAGTAAAAATCATTTTAGCCATAGCTACTAGTTTGATGTGTTCTACCATTTTTCTTCCCAGAAGGAGGGGCTCTGTCCTCTCACCCCCCAGTTTGTTATTAATTTCATAGGCCTGAGAATTGGTCACCTATTCCCATTATACAAGCAAATTTTTGCAAATAATTAGACATtgaagatacattttttttcattggtgTGGGTATACCTTTCATAAAGTATATCAAAACCCTTCCAGGACTTGGTAGAAGGTCTTACTGAGTTTGTGTTCCTGAAACATTCACTCTGTGGGCagcctggtgatgagcctctcctaAGTTAAGCTGAACTGGTGCTCTGCTTGATAGAAGCTATCACAGTTTATACTTTGTTGGCATAGCCTTTGAAAACCCTGGCTCACTTCTCTGTCAGAAAGAAATATTGAAGTTGGATTTGGTGGAAAGTGATAGTAGCAGTTTCCTTTTGATAGCACTTTAGTCTATATAGGGTGCTTAGCTTCAAAAATCTTGTGAGATCAgttatatgagtatatatatgaGTTATATGAGTGCGAGGGccatttgacaggtgaagaatGAGCCTTGGGTCACAAAACAGATAACTATTACAGCTGGAACTCAAACACAGGTTTTCACGTGTGTCATGTGTTTAGAAGAGTACGGTGTGTTCTGATTCTGGTCCTGCTCTTCACAGGAGGGGAAATGGAGAATAAGTAAATGCATTGGGGGAAAAATCTGTGCTTAAGGAACatgggcttggggcagctaggtggcgcagtggttagagcaccagccctggagtcaggagtacctgagttcaaatccggcctcagacacttaacagttactagctgtgtgaccctgggcaagtcacttaaccccaattgcctcactgggaaaaaaaaaaaagaacatgggctAGACTCGAGGACCATATGAGCAATTATAATTTGTCAGCGATTATGGTGTCTAAGATACACAGGCATCAAGCAGGACCTGGAGGATTTTGGTGTTAATAGGATGAGTGTTGGTGGTAGAGGACAGCTTGAGGCACTGGATGTGTTTCACTATTTCCAAAATGTAGCTCagtctattttcttatttgatactGGGCCtagttatataatttaaaaagaaatacaattagtAGCCTAGAGtcctatttaaaaacaacaaaacaacccaaaccccttttctttctctttttagtgTATCATATCAAATTCAACGAGACCTTTGCTCAAATGAATCAATCCTCAAATGAATGGAAAACAGTTATTGGGGGTACATTGTTCTTCATTGGCTTTGCTGCTCTGATTATCATCTGGGAGAAGCGCTACGGTAAGGAATGAAATGAGAAGATCTTTTCTGGACATTGTTGGTTTTGAGCAGAGGTGTCACACTTGCTgcctaaaatgtaattgggaaatatttaaaaaaacgaACATGCAATACAACATactgttaatttgtggttttctaaatcagtatGTGGCCAGAGACATCCTCTATTGAGTTTGACATCAGTGTTATACAGCACTCTTAAAACTGCATGAAAATCTTATTTAACACTTCTTTcagaaataatcatttatatgtatgtggCATTTTGctgttttataaagcacttttttttcctcacaaattTTCATGGTATGTAGACCAGgtgttatacccattttatggaggaggaaactgagcctcagggtAAATGGCAGAACTGGGGCATGGCTTCtgcctcctgaattcaaattgatttttttacccATTATACTGTGGTGCTGCTGCTTGAGGTTGTTTTGTCAATAGAGAATCTAAGATCATAAATGAGCCTTTACCCAGGATAGGAAAAAAAACTCCTGAATTCTAGGTGACATTTATGGAATACTTTAActatttgcaaagggctttgtaTGAATTCTCAATGTCCTCTAGAGGGTGTGCCTTGTCCAGTCAAATACTGTGTTCCTTAAATGGCACGAGTCTCTTTTTGGACCTTATTAGAACTCTTCTGACAAATTCCTCTCTCTCTGGAATAGGCAGAGTGGGTTATATGTGTGTTAACAACCAGTCCTAACTTTGCTTTTTTGTGGCTGGCCTCGAGTTAATACAAGTCTAGTACGATTCCTAATTGTGACATGTAATTTACTTTTATCTGTGTTGTGGTCCTTTGGACCTCTAGAGAGATCTGTGCCCTTTAATGTCTTTTTCAACTCTACACCTATCTCATTGCTAAGTTTTTGATGAAAATGAAgatcaaaagtaaaaataaacccAACATATCTGTCATTGTCTTTAGTGGATAAGGCCAATATAGATGAGTGAATGCCACTTAAATGACAGGAAACTCACAGGACTGGCTACATATTGGCCTGTGGGAATAGTAATTTAAATTCTTTATCAAAACATTCTCAAACCCTGTTTCTGATGTCAGAATGGAATAGTGAACTCAGTCTTTTTTCTTGAAAATTCTCTTTAATTTATAGTTTATGGTCCTATTCCGCACACTTTTTCTGAAGATTGGGTGGCCATGCAGACCCAGAAAATGCTGGACATGAAGGTTAGTCCCATCCAGGGGTTTTCTGCCAAGTGGGACTATGAAAAGAAAGAgtggaagaaatagaagaaattggGGATCATGTTTCCTGTTTATTTGAACTTCTTACTTGTTCCTTAATGTATGTGCAACCCTCAGCATATTTACTGGAACATTCTATGTAAAACAATAACAGTGAGAATAAACAGCTGACTTACTTGAAGATCTCGGTGTGATCATTTGAAaaagcctatatctgattgcttatgggaggggaaggaggagggaaggagggatagaatttggaactcaaaactttaaataaaaatttttattattttaaaaaagggaaatcgCTGATACCATATCCAtttaaacacaaatataaaattcaaatgcaaaaattaaaaaaaaacttgctaagctaaataaatactaaatgtttatataattaaatatcattttgaagtattttcatcaataggctttctttttttctgtttagaattttattttccaaatcacatgtaaaaacaaattttgacatcaattttttaaaactctgtgtttcaatttctcttcctccctccctacccaccccctgcccctacaccaatagactttttttttttggtaaggcaattggggttaaatgacttgtccagggtcacacagctagtaagtgtcaagtgtttgaggctggatttgaactcaggtcctcctgaatccagggctggttctctatccactgtgccacctagctgccccaccaatagactcttttttaaaaaatgtttattttattttcctttctctttaaaaaattttttttgccaatagactttctataattttttttaacaaaatgttttAATCTGGAACCAAAAGCTCAAAAATCATTACATTTTGGACACATCCAGTTTATTAGAGGATATCTCAATTTTTTTAGTAGAAAATAATATGTACAAAGTGATAGAAAATAAACTGTTAGAACTAAAAGAGTTCTTTAAAGTCATCCagtcggggcaactaggtggctcagtggataaagcaccagccctggattcaggaggtcccaggttcaaatcaggcctcagacacttgacaatagctgtgtgactttgggcaagtcacttaaccctcattgcccatctgccactcccccccccccaaaagtcatcCAGTCTAACTGCAAAAATAAATGAGGGAAAAGGTCCCAGAAAGGGAAGTGACATGCCTTGAAGTCATGCTTTATTAGTGGTAGAGTCAAGTCTAGAATCTGTTTGAGTCTTGGTTTGATGCATCAGACTAACTTCACTGGATCTCCAGATCTACTCCCTGTAGTTAAATTATGGCAACTTGTCACGAGGGAGAGGTGGAGGGGGTTCTtgggtattcctcaataaagaattatactcttacACATAGTCcatttagaattaaagtggtcttttatttggcactagagaaaatgactgagtgggaagtcaaagacttcactccTTGGGAGGAGGACTTAGAAACATTCTCTTCCCAGAGCAGAAGGAAGGTAAAAACTTAGAGGATAGATGAGGTGTCCACCTGAAAATGGacagttcctttttggggtggggtggggaaagcctgcATGCTTGTCATGTTCCtaagagtcagggggatttttttgaaatgatggtcctgacctttggggttatctctgtctcctagctctggttgggtagtagccacacctaattgacttcCCTGCtaaagaattttatctccccttagtTGTGTctatcctgatatctagttgatcaatctaaactttaatcgTCCCTCAATTCCTTGATTTGTGTGTCCTCTTATCTGgccatctttggttttgcttcttcaaactcaaaagaaattctctttttccccagcCTCTTTTTGTGTAAGACCTGAATGAGTAAGGGACCGTTGATATTGAATAGCAGATATCAGCCCAACTCAATTGAACTCTCATCATCTTAGCTCAACACTAAAAAATTGGCAAAGGGTTTTGAGAGTTTAGTGTTTCTGTTGGTGGGCATGGTTGCTGTTTGAAGTGGGAAcatgaatttgaaagaaaattgtTTCTTAATTTGGTTCATCTCTTTTAATGCAGTTTCCAAATTTGATGTTTGCAGGGAAGTTAATTGAGAAATATACAAATATTGCTTTGTAGATTTATCATCCAGaactttaactttaaaaataattgtcaCCTTTCTTGATCAGAGTATGAATTTGAGCAACTTGGCATGTTTAGAGTTCTCTCTTAAAAATCTCTGCTCAAGAAGCAAATTTCAGAAGAAAATTGTTACAAAatgaatttttcatctttttttttgtttttgttttttgttttttttggggctatgggggttaagtgacttgcccagggtcacacagctagtaagtgtcaagtgtctgaggccggatttgaactcgggtactcctgaatccagggctggtgctttatccactgggccacctagctgcccccatctttattattattttaaaaaattaaaaaaaatttttttttacagggcaatgagggttaagtgacttgcccagggtcacacagctagtaagttgcaaGTGtatgaggcccggatttgaactcaggtcctcctgaatccagggccagtgctttatccattgcaccacctagctgtcccccatcttttttattaaaatggaaatttctttCAGCTTATTCTTTTAAATACTTTGCTATGAGAAAACCAATATATTttgctataaaatgaaagagaccTATGCTTTGGCCTTATATCACACAATTTTGCAATACTTTTTAGTGAACTTTCAAAATAAAGttcattacttctttttaaaatgaattcttttttattgtgagCCTAACAGTTAccaacaaacatttcaatatagaATAGGAATTCTATAAGAAACTGAACTTCCATTACATAGTATACTTGTTTAAGAAAAACATGTTAATTTTTATGGTATAGTAACAGAATTTCTCTATGTGTACCTAGTTGAAACACTATCTTTGGCCATATTTTTTGATAGATGTGATTGTCAAGCAAGTAATTTGTTAGAATTGCAGAAgggacccctcccccccccccaacatctaGTACTTTTACAGTGTGCCTCAGAGACTTTGAGAAGGTTAATGATATAGTGAAGAGACTGTGTGGGGCAGTGGGGAGAGTcctagatttggggtcagagaaccCAATCAcatcacttctctgggcttccattttctcatccataaaatgaagggggtagaCTCCATgagctctgaggtctcttctgtgagggaaaaaaaacacatcctCTTCAATAATTCTTAGGAACTCAACAGCGATGTggcaaaggctcttttatttccttcttgtgaaaaggaggcaccctagtgtgcagctactgggtgccaagaaagggggctcgcaggccctgttttataccctagtccctaactcgaatggaccctcccctttttcatcactggtccaattactcaagggttacaatctacacgcaaaaactagctaatcagaatgcagtattcccatccctcttcctcatatgggcataactcaggagtggaccttattcttccttatatggatacaactctggagcggaccttattgagaacagggctccttgaaccatgtgattttgttagcctgagggggaggaggggatctgagacctttgtcctaaaaacaggtcaggaggagtatgactgacttatatccacattgagaggaggcaactacccattttctcacattttgTAACTGGATTTTGCTTGTATACAGAATACCTTGAAAGCAATAGTTACTCCTGGGATGGGACAGAGGCTTGAACTgggaagaggaaatgaagaaatagaaaacagtGAAAAATACAGATGCAAACTCATTTACTCAGTCAATTCCAGCCACGGACAAATTTCCCAAAATGAGATGTTTCATATGTACAATGTAGGCAACATTCTGAAGAGGCATATGAATGTTACCTTGGTTCCACAGATGTGAAAAGTGAAACTCAAAAGAAGGGGACATCTCTTGAATTACTGGAactactcatctttttttttttttcctgtggaaaGTGGGCTCTGTGAGGCTAAATAgcaagtcacattttttttttttttagtgaggcaattggggttaagtgacttgcccagggtcacacagctagtgttaagtgtctgaggccagatttgaactcaggtactcctgattccagggccggtgctctatccacttcgacacctagctgccccctacaagtcacgttttaaaaatagcattcatAGAACCTTGTTACACCCTGACCTGAATCCTCCCACATTAAAGAattttcattaaaacaaaacacttaCATTGAAGATTTCTCTTGATGTGCATTAGAAACAGGCCTGCAAAGATTTGTTAATCTTTGCCAACATTTTCAGCATCTGTAATCAAATGAACACAAACTAGGAAGGTTTTAGTTTCTCTGTTCAtttgttaaaattatatttccaCAGTATCCCATTCAAGTGGAGTCTTTGAAAACTACTTTGCATGTGATTTGCTAAGCATTGTTTCTATCAAGTCTGTAGCTATAGGTTGTGCCAGAGCTTCTATCAAACCTAGTGAATTCTGTCAGCAACCTTACATAATGCAAGTGATCCTTTTTGAAGTCAAAGCCTTTttgaaaaagtttatttttacttAAAGCATCTAGTCCTGGAGAAATTCTCTTGGTAACATATTTTGGGGAGTCATTTGTCCAGTTGAAATGGCTATTCAATCCTTTATCACTGTGgatttttctgtctctgacagTAAACCTAGACTTGATGTCTGCTTTTAAATTGAGTCATTCATGATGCTTTGGGGAGGGTCCTACTGGGTCCTCTGATAATGATGGAGTGATTTGTTAGATAAACCCTCCTGGTTTGTATCTCGGATGGTTTAATGGAGATTTTAGATTTAAGATATGTTTTAAAATGAGCTCTTTGTAACCCTTGATAGCTGGATTTCCCTTCAAAACTTAAAGTTTACATTCTTCCAGCCAGTTTTAGTGAGTCCCAGATTTTGGATTTGCAATCTGAACACCTGGCTTTGAATCTCCACTCTTTGTGATGCCAGGCAGATTTCATTTCTCCAGGCCttccttatctatataatgaAAGTTGAATTAGATCATCTTTAAAGTCATTTTCAACACTAATCCCTCTGATTCTCTGAGtactaaatttttaattttattttaatccttTTGGATGGAAagctttctaaaatgtattttattcttccctaaCTAGAGATTCTATTCAGTACTTTTGAATTAATGGAATGACCCTAAGGTTCTCATTGTGAAAATTAACTTACTGGATTGTGCTGTTGTAATATAGTGACTCATTATGAAAATTAATTTCTTGTACTGTGATGTTATAGTAATGCCCTGAAGGCCTGTCAAGTTGTATAGGGCTGTTTGTTCCTACATTGGCTACTCACGAATATTTTTTTTGAACTGTTGTCTTTTTGATAGTTTTTATGACTTCCCTTGCTGTCAACTGTCAGTCCCTTGTGCTTTTAGTGTGTTTGTCTCATGCTTGCTTGTATCCACCCATTCTGAtttactcctttctttctttctttctttctcttttttttggtgaggcaattgggggttaagtgacttgcccagggtcacacagctagtaagtgttaaatgtctgaggctggatttgaactgaatcctgaatctagggccagtgctctatcactgtgccacctagctgcccccaatttactCCTAATTTGTGCGAAACCAGATGACCCATTTTGATTGAATATTTTGTTAATTAGGAATAAAGATGTGAGGAGGAAGTATGTCGATAAGAgaacatcatttttaaaattttttattttttttagtgaggcaattggggttaagtgacttgcccagggtcacacagctagtaagtgttaagtgtctgaggtcagatttgaactcaggtagtcctgaatccagggctggtgctctatctactgcgccacctagctgccctgagaacataattattaataatggatttctttggggtacccagagatcagtttcacaGTCTtccccccccactccagaaagtccagttcttaaGGAACTTCAACAAAccttatttgggacaaacccaagggaacaaaagacatggagatagattcttttgtctagctcagaaGAAAAATAGTTCAATTTTGGTTTGAGCCTTATATAACAAGACTCTGAAGGTATATTGGtgatataagcatttaataaatgagggaattgaaacTTTGAGATATCTAATGGTAGACATGGAATCAGAGACCCTTTgtgctagaaggaaccttagcgATGTCAATGGACCATAACTGGCCTTTAGCTGGAGCTGGAGCAGGCTAGAGACGGGTGAGTCAGGAATTAAAGAGAGgttttattttcagagtgagGAAAGTGACTTGCGAACAAAGACATGTGCCAGGGCCCCACTcctagtatgtgtgtgtggggccgaggcagtgtggggagatctcactACTTATACTAATAGTTATCCggtgagctgtagccctgacaatgacgggtaacagcaacaatgtgacaagtttgattcattgcaggacttcATGGCTGGAACATTGGTACTTTCCAAGCTTGTCCAGTGCTTGTTTGAGGTCAGAGAATACCTGGTGCTGTGCAAAGCAATTATGTGATTTTGCCTATGGATGAAATCGGTACATCAATACAGTGgttgcaaaggattgttgtcttgCCAAACTCAGGGCACAGCTCTGAAAAACAGAGtgggtcttttaatattttgttttgatttagtTCAGTCCTCTAATATTACAGATAaaacactgaggcacagagaatgaAGGTGATAAGCAAAGTCATGGAGTTAAAATTAAGTGGTAGTTTGTGATTCCATTATCTTGACTTGATCtcaattcttctgactccaaatctttctTATTGAAGTAGCATGGCTTAATAGAAAGGGTGGGTGGTTTGGAGTCcaagggtctgggttcaaattttcaGTCTACtcaaaccaacatttattaaattgaacGTCACAGGTACTAAGCTCTGAGaataactgaggcaaaaggggaaaggttctgagagaaatgatattttttttggaGGAATGATTTTTTAATAACATGAtctggggagatccagagttcctccccttttctaaagtcctgatttcaaaagttcagtctcttgaagggCTTTACTCATAATGAGATTGGATTAATTTTCTTAACAATCTTGTTCACCCTACCCAGGCGGGGAGTCATTATGCTTTATTTAGGATTAGATGAGGATAAATTCTTGGAATAGATTGCCCAAGCTGGggtaatttagaagtaaatgacataatcaaaagTTCATTTGAATAGATCCTGcctttcattataatattaattctctcaTCAGCTGTTAATCAATCAGAGTCGATTGCTACTAATGGGCACATAAGCTCTGAGCCCTCTTCGCCTTGCTATCatggtctttggtctaagagatggcaaaatgaccatccttttattaaaataatggCATTATTAGTCAAATTATTAAATTTCTCAGAAATGATGCATCTCAAATTTTTTAAACAGCCCAATTCTGTTTTtgcacattcctttttttttttttcttagaggtgggatccaagcatttattaaatttctactatgtgcctggtactatGTCAGGTGGTAGGGCTATGGAGACATAATGAAaaattcctaccctcaaagagtttatgttgCATTggggaagatgagagagaagggaatgagcaattattaagcacctactatgtgcctggcactgtgctctgcattttacaaatattctcttcatTTGAGCTTCAAACCTagaaagtaggtgttattattgccCCTATTTTATgattgaagaaactgatgcagacaTAGGTTGAATGTCTTGCCCCGGGTCacccagcaagtgtctgaggctaaatttgaactcagatcttcttgactgcaggcccagctctctatccactgcacctcttgggagacaacatgtacagaagaaataggagatgggtttttttttttgaggagtagGAAGTCACTAGTAGCTGGATGAAATTAAGGAAAGATCTTATATTTGAGCTGAATTTTTGAGAAAATAAGGCTTCCTAAAAGGTGAAGGTGAGAGAGGGTATATACATTAGGCATGTGAATAAAAGGCTACATAGagtaattttttttgaaagggtATAATGCATAAATAACAACTTGGCAAACAACAAGCGCAAGCATTTCCTTCTGAATGAATTGGAAAACACTTGTTAAGTGCTATGGATACATACAGAAGATCATTCTAGCTCTCAAGGAgtacacattctttttttattttcttctttttttctttttttgcagggcaatgagggctaagtgacttgcccagggtcacacagctagtaagtgtcaagtttctgaggctggatttggactcaagtcctcctgaatccagggctggtactttatccactgcaccatccagctgccccccgaGTGCACATTCTTGTTTGAGAAGACATGTATAGGACAGTACAGCTACAAGTTACATGGCAAGGGCTCAGAGTTCTAACTGGGATGTCTGCCCCACAGGAGCAGTCCAACATCATTGGGAAGGTGGGATTGGGCCTAAGGGAATTCTGGCTTTCTCCTAGCaagaatggggaagggggaaataagTGTCTGTACAGGAGAGGCAAAGAGGAAGGGGGCATTGGCACGAAGGGGGTAGGCAGTTTCACATAGCCTGAGCTTTGGATAGGGGCCTTATGGCTCCAGAAGAAAGGGAAATCTGGCTTGGTATCTGCTGCACTTGGAGACCTCTGGTCCTCACTTCCTATCAAGTCCAGGAGGGGGAAGTGAAATTTaaacaaaagaagaataaaagaattataCACAGAATTCAATTGGTAATCTTAACTGCTCTATGTGTTcccctctgaacttccttctgctctcgtgtgtatttttttaatgtttcattgatgctTTTTGGGGTATTACTAttacttcccctctcccccaccaacttccttttttttggggggggggtgaggcaattggggttaagtgacttgcccagggtcacacagctagtaagtgtcaaatgcttgaggttggatttgaattcaggtcctcatgaatccagggccagtgctctatccactgcactacctagctgcccctcaacttccTTTTATAGCTTCTATAAGTACCTcctaaaggacagctaggtggctcagtggatagagtagatagaagatgagtcttcctgagttcaaatctggccttagacgcttaatagctctgtgaccctggataagtcacctaaccctgttcttctgtcaaatgagctggagaaggaaatggcaaactgctccagtatctttgccaagaaaaccctaaatgggatcacagagtcaaacacaactgaaatgactgtacAGCAACAGCAAAAATATTCTTCCCACccctataacttttttttgtttctttttttttctgataaaagtatttttttccagttacatgtaaagatagttctcaacatttgtttatacaagttttccaatttcagatttttctccctccctcccctccctcccccctcccctagacagcaggtaatctgatataggttatacacacacacacacacacacacacacacacatacatacatatacacacatacatatatacatatatatataataacattaaacatatttctgcattagtcatgttataagagaagaatcagagcaatgaggaaaaacctcaaatagaaaaacaacagcaccaaaaacataagaaattgtatggttcaatcagcatctatactccacagttcttaaAAAGTATAGTCAAGTACAGTAAGTCAACACTGTGACTCTGCctaaaaatgtatatctcattttGTGTCTCTGGCTCATCACTTCTGCCAAGAGTGAAAAGTCATGGTTGGTCCCTGCACTGATTAGTGTTCTTAAGTCTTAAGTCTTTCCCaggtattttcctttataatgtcgTACTCATTGTATAAATGGTTCCTCTGGTTTTGCTAATAGGTTTCTCTGAATGAATGTGTGAATACATGGATAAAAAGCAGTTGTTAAGTTCATACAATGTGTCAAGTACTGGgcatacaaacagaaaagcaagacaatccctgctcccaaggaaaTCACATTCTAACAACCCGAGACAATGGCATCCCTTTGTTCATTTATTGGAATCCAATAGTCTCCCAGTATATTTACATAGCATGtttttgtccagccattcctgaTTTGATGGACACCCACACGTACACAGTAGTTTCAAGGGGAGAATAAACAGGAAGTGGGTGAAGAAAACCCTTATGGGGGAGCTGGCTTCTCAGCTGTCCTCTGCAGGGAGCTAAGGGATTCTGTTGAgttgaaggtgaggagggagtgcatcccAGATATGGGGGAC is drawn from Dromiciops gliroides isolate mDroGli1 chromosome 2, mDroGli1.pri, whole genome shotgun sequence and contains these coding sequences:
- the LOC122738077 gene encoding cytochrome c oxidase subunit 4 isoform 1, mitochondrial isoform X1, which translates into the protein MLATRLFGLIGRRAISTSACVRAHAGVVKTEDYSLPSYVDRRDYPLPDVAHVKNLSSSQKALKEKEKQPWSKLSSEEKVQLYHIKFNETFAQMNQSSNEWKTVIGGTLFFIGFAALIIIWEKRYVYGPIPHTFSEDWVAMQTQKMLDMKVSPIQGFSAKWDYEKKEWKK
- the LOC122738077 gene encoding cytochrome c oxidase subunit 4 isoform 1, mitochondrial isoform X2, whose amino-acid sequence is MLATRLFGLIGRRAISTSACVRAHGVVKTEDYSLPSYVDRRDYPLPDVAHVKNLSSSQKALKEKEKQPWSKLSSEEKVQLYHIKFNETFAQMNQSSNEWKTVIGGTLFFIGFAALIIIWEKRYVYGPIPHTFSEDWVAMQTQKMLDMKVSPIQGFSAKWDYEKKEWKK